The Pantoea sp. At-9b genome includes a window with the following:
- the rbfA gene encoding 30S ribosome-binding factor RbfA: MAKEFGRPQRVSQELQKEIAIILQREIKDPRLGMMVTVSGVEVSRDLAYAKVFVTFLNDKDEEAVKNGLKALKEASGYIRTLVGKAMRLRIVPELTFFYDNSLIEGMRMSNLVTNVVKNDAERRGDHATDDDKED, translated from the coding sequence ATGGCGAAAGAATTTGGCCGCCCACAGCGCGTTTCACAGGAATTGCAGAAAGAGATCGCAATCATCCTGCAGCGCGAAATCAAAGATCCTCGCCTCGGTATGATGGTGACGGTATCTGGCGTTGAAGTGTCACGCGATCTGGCTTATGCCAAGGTGTTTGTCACTTTTCTGAATGATAAAGACGAAGAAGCAGTGAAAAACGGCCTGAAAGCGCTGAAAGAGGCTTCAGGTTATATCCGCACTTTAGTCGGCAAAGCGATGCGTCTGCGCATTGTGCCTGAACTGACCTTCTTCTATGACAACTCGTTGATCGAAGGGATGCGCATGTCAAACCTCGTCACCAACGTTGTCAAAAATGATGCTGAGCGCCGTGGCGATCATGCAACGGACGACGACAAGGAGGATTGA